A region of the Pseudomonas asiatica genome:
GATGAGCAAGACCTTGCTGCTGTTCCTGGTATTGACCGTCATCAGCCTGATGATCGGCCTGGCAGCGGTTTACCTGTTCCGCCCAGGTGTCGGCATGAACATCGACCCTGCCACGCTAAGCACCGCGGGGCTCGGCCAGTACGCCGCGTCTGCGGCAAAGCTCAGCGTGGTCGACTTCTTCATGCACATCATTCCCGACACCTTCATCGGGGCGTTCAACAAGGGCGAAGTGTTGCCGGTGCTGTTCATCGCGGTGCTCAGCGGTTTTGCCCTGTCGTCCATGGGCGAGAAGGGCAAGCCGGTACTCGATGTGCTGGAGTCTGCCTCGACCATGGTGTTTCGCATCTTTGGCTACCTGATGCGCTTCGCCCCGGTCGGCGCCTTCGGTGCGCTGGCCTTTACCGTCGGGCAGTACGGCGTGACGTCCCTGGGGGCACTGGCCAAGCTGGTCGGTACGCTCTACATCGCCTGTGCGTTCTTCGTGCTGGTGGTGCTCGGTGGAATCTGCCGTGCTCACGGCTTCAGCCTGTGGAAGCTGCTGCGCTATTTCCGCGAGGAGTTTCTGGTGGTGCTCGGCACCTCGTCCACCGAGCCCGTGCTGCCACGCATGCTGGAGAAACTGGAGAAGCTGGGCTGCAAGAAAGGCGTGGTCGGGTTGGTGCTGCCAACCGGCTATTCCTTCAACCTCGACGGAACTGCCATCTACCTGTCGTTGGCGGCAGTCTTCATCGCTCAAGCCTGCAACATCGACCTGAGCCTGGGCCAGACGGTGACGATGCTGGCGATCATGCTGTTGTCGTCAAAAGGCGCAGCGGGTGTGACCGGTAGTGGCTTCGTTGCACTGGCTTCAACCTTGACCGTGATTCACGACATTCCGTTGGCAGGGCTTGCCTTGCTGATCGGCATCGATCGCTTCATGTCCGAGGCGCGTGCCCTGACCAGCCTGGCCAGCAACGCCGTAGCCACCGTGGTCATCTCGCTGTCGGAGAATGCCTGTGAACGGGAAACCTTGCTGCGCCGCCTGAACGGCATTCCGGCTGCACCGGACGAGGCGGATATTGCGCAGGCCGACTGGTCTGCCGAGCCTCGGCATCACAGCTGAAAGCCTCTTCCATCTCCCATTGTTGACTTAAAATCCCACTCAGCATCCTGGCGATGCCGAGTGGGCTAGGGGGCCGTCTGCCTTGCCGATGGCCGCAATAGAATAAAAACAAGAGAAAAGACCATGCTCGCACTCCTGGGCCTGATCATGGTGGTGACCTTCACCTACCTGATCATGAGCAAACGCCTGTCGCCAATCGTTGCGCTCACCGTGGTACCCATTGTCTTCGCTGTGATCGGTGGCTTCGCCCCCGAACTGGGCAAGATGATGCTCGATGGCTTGAAAATGGTGGC
Encoded here:
- the dctA gene encoding C4-dicarboxylate transporter DctA, whose protein sequence is MRLAKSLYFQILCAVLLGVVVGHFWAQQAVALKPLGDAFIKLIKMMIAPVVFCTIVTGIAGMTDKRSLGRLMSKTLLLFLVLTVISLMIGLAAVYLFRPGVGMNIDPATLSTAGLGQYAASAAKLSVVDFFMHIIPDTFIGAFNKGEVLPVLFIAVLSGFALSSMGEKGKPVLDVLESASTMVFRIFGYLMRFAPVGAFGALAFTVGQYGVTSLGALAKLVGTLYIACAFFVLVVLGGICRAHGFSLWKLLRYFREEFLVVLGTSSTEPVLPRMLEKLEKLGCKKGVVGLVLPTGYSFNLDGTAIYLSLAAVFIAQACNIDLSLGQTVTMLAIMLLSSKGAAGVTGSGFVALASTLTVIHDIPLAGLALLIGIDRFMSEARALTSLASNAVATVVISLSENACERETLLRRLNGIPAAPDEADIAQADWSAEPRHHS